The Actinomadura sp. WMMB 499 genome includes a window with the following:
- a CDS encoding aldo/keto reductase gives MKERHLGRSGLLVSRLGLGTMTWGEDTEPDEAAAQLVAFAEAGGTLVDTADVYCDGRAEQILGHLLRELVDRDGLVVATKAAIRPDGRYDGSRRHLLRALDASLDRMDLEHVDLWQLHVYDPATPLEETLSALDEAVASGRTRYAGVSNFAGWQIAKAAAWQKAWPGRAPIVSAQLEYSLLRRDIEREVVPAVVDAGAGLLPWSPLGRGVLTGKYRTGIPAGSRAAGAQYGDFVLPYLDEECGRIVESVVTAAEGLGVSPLSVALAWVRDRPGVAAPIVGARTAAQLSAALESEDLTLPGEIRAALDDVSDMSPPPA, from the coding sequence ATGAAGGAGCGTCACCTGGGGCGGAGCGGGCTGCTGGTGTCCCGGCTGGGCCTCGGCACCATGACCTGGGGCGAGGACACCGAGCCCGACGAGGCCGCGGCGCAGCTCGTCGCGTTCGCCGAGGCCGGCGGCACCCTGGTGGACACCGCCGACGTCTACTGCGACGGCCGCGCCGAGCAGATCCTCGGGCACCTGCTGCGGGAGCTGGTGGACCGGGACGGGCTCGTCGTCGCCACCAAGGCGGCGATCCGGCCGGACGGCCGCTACGACGGGTCGCGGCGGCACCTGCTGCGCGCACTGGACGCCTCCCTGGACCGCATGGACCTCGAGCACGTCGACCTGTGGCAGCTGCACGTGTACGACCCGGCGACGCCCCTGGAGGAGACGCTGTCGGCGCTGGACGAGGCGGTCGCGTCGGGCCGCACCCGCTACGCGGGGGTGTCGAACTTCGCCGGCTGGCAGATCGCGAAGGCCGCCGCCTGGCAGAAGGCGTGGCCGGGCCGCGCCCCGATCGTGTCGGCGCAGCTGGAGTACTCGCTGCTGCGCCGCGACATCGAGCGGGAGGTCGTCCCGGCGGTGGTGGACGCGGGAGCGGGCCTGCTGCCGTGGTCGCCGCTCGGCCGCGGCGTCCTCACCGGCAAGTACCGCACCGGGATCCCCGCCGGGTCCCGCGCCGCGGGCGCCCAGTACGGCGACTTCGTCCTGCCCTACCTGGACGAGGAGTGCGGCCGGATCGTGGAGTCGGTGGTGACCGCCGCCGAGGGCCTCGGCGTCTCCCCGCTCAGCGTCGCGCTCGCCTGGGTCCGCGACCGGCCGGGGGTCGCCGCGCCGATCGTCGGGGCCCGGACGGCCGCGCAGCTGTCGGCGGCGCTGGAGAGCGAGGACCTGACGCTGCCGGGCGAGATCCGGGCCGCCCTGGACGACGTCTCCGACATGTCCCCTCCGCCTGCGTGA